In Mus caroli chromosome 9, CAROLI_EIJ_v1.1, whole genome shotgun sequence, a single window of DNA contains:
- the LOC110302256 gene encoding olfactory receptor 8D2-like: protein MNHSSVIDFILEGLTKRPELQLPMFLLFLSIHVITVVGNLGMILLITISSQLHSPMYYFLSHLSFIDLCYSSVITPKMLVNFVCAKNTISFKECMTQLYFFLLLAISEGYLLTAMAYDRYVAICSPLLYNTVMSHKVCSIMMAVVYSLGFFGATVHTTRMTMLSFCGSHIIRHYFCDILPLLTLSCSSTHINEVLLFIIGGVNTLAPTLAVIISYAFILTSILRIRSNEGRSKAFGTCSSHIMAVGIFFGSITFMYFKPPSSNNMEQEKVSSVFYTTVIPMLNPLIYSLRNKDVKNALKKMVGKRQLS from the coding sequence ATGAATCATTCTTCAGTGATTGATTTTATCCTCGAAGGACTAACAAAACGCCCAGAGCTTCAGCTCCCAATGTTCCTCTTGTTTCTGAGCATACATGTGATCACAGTGGTGGGAAACTTGGGCATGATCCTCTTAATCACCATTAGTTCTCAACTTCACTCTCCAATGTATTATTTTCTCAGTCACTTATCCTTCATTGACCTCTGCTATTCCTCTGTCATTACACCAAAGATGTTGGTGAACTTTGTATGTGCAAAGAACACAATCTCCTTTAAGGAGTGCATGACTCAGCTTTACTTCTTCCTCCTTTTAGCTATTTCAGAAGGCTACCTGCTGACAGCTATGGCCTATGATCGGTATGTTGCCATCTGTAGCCCACTGCTTTATAACACTGTAATGTCCCACAAGGTCTGTTCCATAATGATGGCTGTGGTATACTCATTGGGCTTCTTTGGGGCTACTGTCCATACAACCCGTATGACAATGTTGTCCTTCTGTGGGTCTCATATTATCAGGCACTATTTTTGTGATATTCTACCTTTGTTGACTCTGTCTTGCTCAAGCACCCATATCAACGAGGTACTGTTGTTTATTATTGGTGGAGTTAATACCCTAGCACCTACACTGGCTGTCATCATCTCTTATGCTTTCATTCTAACAAGCATTCTTCGCATCCGCTCCAATGAAGGACGTTCCAAGGCATTTGGCACCTGTAGCTCCCACATTATGGCTGTGGGAATCTTCTTTGGGTCAATTACTTTCATGTATTTCAAGCCACCTTCCAGTAATAATATGGAACAGGAGAAAGTGTCCTCTGTGTTCTACACCACAGTGATCCCAATGCTAAATCCCCTCATATATAGTTTGAGGAACAAGGACGTAAAGAATGCTCTGAAAAAGATGGTTGGTAAAAGGCAGTTATCCTGA